The Pieris rapae chromosome 16, ilPieRapa1.1, whole genome shotgun sequence genome includes a region encoding these proteins:
- the LOC110998079 gene encoding MAPK regulated corepressor interacting protein 2 isoform X2: MYTVSKGPSKIVAKTRRGLSQNLERLDSRKDYNRKSSDSDNDEIISMPKPIFHSNGKKTVHQRIQHSVLTPQHEEMIRYINETWTQTANFDSEPSTPTSTGSSSPAPSTSLYYQDDEPRPALQDFKPFDLETWWGKRLFQNITNSL, from the exons atgtatactgTATCCAAGGGACCTAGCAAGATTGTTGCCAAAACAAGAAGAG GTCTTTCGCAAAATTTGGAACGTTTGGATAGCCGAAAGGATTATAATAGGAAGTCTTCTGATTCTGATAATGATGAAATTATTAG TATGCCTAAGCCAATTTTTCATTCCAACGGAAAGAAGACAGTACATCAAAGAATACAACACAGTGTTTTAACTCCTCAACATGAAGAAATGATAAGATACATAAATGAAA CTTGGACTCAAACAGCAAACTTTGATAGTGAACCATCAACCCCTACAAGTACAG GCAGTTCATCTCCTGCCCCATCCACAAGCCTATATTATCAAGATGATGAACCACGCCCAGCTCTTCAGGATTTCAAGCCTTTTGACCTCGAGACATGGTGGGGCAAGAGACTGTTCCAAAACATCACAAATTCCCTATGA
- the LOC110998079 gene encoding MAPK regulated corepressor interacting protein 2 isoform X1 yields MYTVSKGPSKIVAKTRRGLSQNLERLDSRKDYNRKSSDSDNDEIISMPKPIFHSNGKKTVHQRIQHSVLTPQHEEMIRYINETWTQTANFDSEPSTPTSTGSGSSSPAPSTSLYYQDDEPRPALQDFKPFDLETWWGKRLFQNITNSL; encoded by the exons atgtatactgTATCCAAGGGACCTAGCAAGATTGTTGCCAAAACAAGAAGAG GTCTTTCGCAAAATTTGGAACGTTTGGATAGCCGAAAGGATTATAATAGGAAGTCTTCTGATTCTGATAATGATGAAATTATTAG TATGCCTAAGCCAATTTTTCATTCCAACGGAAAGAAGACAGTACATCAAAGAATACAACACAGTGTTTTAACTCCTCAACATGAAGAAATGATAAGATACATAAATGAAA CTTGGACTCAAACAGCAAACTTTGATAGTGAACCATCAACCCCTACAAGTACAG gttcAGGCAGTTCATCTCCTGCCCCATCCACAAGCCTATATTATCAAGATGATGAACCACGCCCAGCTCTTCAGGATTTCAAGCCTTTTGACCTCGAGACATGGTGGGGCAAGAGACTGTTCCAAAACATCACAAATTCCCTATGA
- the LOC110998082 gene encoding protein SLA2-like produces the protein MHPNYYGNNLFAPENFKYVEINKQPAATCDNFLNGVLNAKNILCSLERSLKKTQNYEDRLLKCQCKHFHAANEQFVLSNDNDSSEEKCVSSRSVEDLANDWASMNVVCLKYQYEELSARYDVLLREYDERCNVESSHKETISRLRNRMKKNHTNLIEANKALLAVGEKYMKLRQKKLIEKEWYEHRIEQLKLRIEDVVRTAERARLELDDQLNNCHENNVPMSLLVEEVRKCNLSFLENIQMKSNVCE, from the exons ATGCATCCAAATTATTatggtaataatttatttgcaccGGAAAACTTCAAATATGtagaaataaacaaa CAACCTGCCGCAACATGCGATAATTTTCTCAATGGAGTTTTAAacgctaaaaatattttatgtagtcTTGAGAGAAGTCTGAAAAAGACTCAAAACTACGAAGACCGGTTGTTGAAGTGTCAGTGTAAACATTTTCACGCAGCAAATGAGCAGTTTGTTTTATCAAACGACAACGATTCTTCAGAag aaaaatgtgtatcaTCGAGGAGCGTAGAAGACTTGGCGAATGATTGGGCATCTATGAACGTTGTCTGTCTTAAATATCA GTACGAAGAACTATCAGCGCGATATGATGTTTTATTACGCGAGTATGACGAACGTTGTAATGTAGAATCCTCTCACAAGGAAACAATTAGTAGATTACGAaatcgtatgaaaaaaaatcatacgaATCTAATTGAAGCTAACAAAGCATTACTAGCGGTTGGCGAAAAATACATGAAGCTTAGACAGAAGAAACTTATAGAG aAGGAGTGGTACGAACACCGCATAGAACAATTGAAGCTGCGTATAGAAGATGTTGTTAGAACAGCTGAAAGAGCGCGACTTGAACTCGATGATcagttaaataattgtcatgaAAACAACGTTCCGATGTCGCTACTTGTGGAAGAG gtaAGAAAATGCAATTTGTCATTTTTAGAGAACATTCAAATGAAGTCCAATGTTTGTGAATAA
- the LOC110998065 gene encoding 2-oxoglutarate and iron-dependent oxygenase JMJD4, whose amino-acid sequence MVEIETLEFNFVEFPITDKVEMEIRIINDGEMVYEDFYKNFMLNNSPCVIKNVCGNWKAYNDWVLNNRINCKYFTQNYGEFEAPVADCEKIDFNAQCKFTMKVKEFMDYLEHCNKENLLYLKDWHLKAKLKQINVRNDFYKVPEYFASDWLNEYAEDNGEDDFQFVYIGPKDSWTPLHADVYTSYSWSVNIVGKKQWVLFPPGEEEKLRDSLGNLPILFNKENYENIRYLEVIQERGDAIFVPTGWHHQVVNLYDTISINHNFINSCNIEKVWNALQKNLSDVEKEIEEFKDSPEYLKQCQLILKSIFGMNFKSFIKLIMHIAEKRLNQINSMPFTVFDSYNFGDNHIKFDLHILHKIFNLVENHALFNNGLIGNIVSQFHDIKNRMMQ is encoded by the exons ATGGTTGAAATAGAGACATTAGAATTCAATTTTGTTGAATTTCCAATAACTGATAAGGTTGAAATGGAAATTCGAATTATAAATGATGGTGAAATGGTTTAcgaagatttttataaaaactttatgttaaataactcTCCGTGCGTAATCAAAAATGTTTGTGGAAATTGGAAAGCATACAATGATTGGGTtctaaataatagaataaactgtaaatattttacacaaaattatGGTGAATTTGAGGCTCCTGTTGCAGATTGTGAAAAGATTGACTTCAATGCTCAGTGTAAGTTCACTATGAAAGTTAAAGAATTTATGGATTATTTAGAACATTGCAATAAAGAAAATCTCTTATATCTAAAAGATTGGcatttaaaagcaaaattgAAGCAAATTAATGTAAGAAATGATTTTTACAAGGTTCCTGAATATTTTGCCTCTGATTGGCTTAATGAATATGCAGAAGATAATGGAGAGGATGACTTTCAGTTTGTTTACATTGGCCCAAAAGATTCATG GACACCATTGCATGCTGATGTATACACATCATATAGTTGGTCTGTCAATATTGTTGGAAAAAAGCAATGGGTATTGTTCCCACCAGGTGAAGAAGAAAAACTCAGGGACTCTCTAGGAAACTtgccaatattatttaataaggaaaattatgaaaacatCAGATATTTAGAAGTTATTCAAGAAAGGGGCGATGCAATATTTGTTCCAACTGGTTGGCACCATCaagttgttaatttatatgacaCAATTTCTATAAACCACAATTTCATTAATTCCTGTAATATAGAAAAGGTTTGGAATGCCTTACAAAAGAATTTGAGCGATgttgaaaaagaaattgaGGAATTCAAGGATAGCCCTGAGTACTTAAAACAATGtcaactaattttaaaatctatatttggtatgaattttaaatcttttattaaattaattatgcacaTAGCTGAAAAGagattaaatcaaataaatagtatGCCATTTACAGTATttgattcatataattttgGTGATAACCATATAAAGTTTGATTTACacattttgcataaaatttttaacctAGTAGAAAATCatgcattatttaataatggtTTAATAGGAAATATAGTATCACAATttcatgatattaaaaataggatgatgcaataa
- the LOC110998050 gene encoding mRNA (2'-O-methyladenosine-N(6)-)-methyltransferase → MNDVRDKVVAGSSTWESGAGQSDSSPEIQSSPSGSGETPQTPGAPAPLAPHLAADLHPDLIQQGWRKYWSKRENRPYFWNKISGESMWELPAVKRDFDPITDPLGICHTGPPNPGNMTPSASKRRPSEDNGPPPKKFVLSGPWDIEVPTNVVIYERPPTICPHPHPEIEGFRFTLANKLRQCYQELCHTRESIDAPKESFNRWLMERKVNDQGGSDPLLPSHCFPEISRSMYEEIMNDIPIKLTHPKFTGDARKQLSRYAEAAKKMIESRNASPESRKVVKWNAEDTFQWLRRTVGATYDDFQDRLAHLRRQCQPHLAETAKASVEGICLKIYHLSAEYARKIREKHSVLLKENGIQEMPAPLQQAALRKVWCYPVQFALPAPRPPIVEHFIDRDQVLLRYLGETQVLNATYLQKLEHLYRYSCFDDKKFELFLSRVWCLLRRYAAWVGAGGGDSHLAQMSAPVPVLECLQRCFGVTFECFASPLDCYFRQYCSAFADTDSYFGSRGPFLELRPVSGSLVAHPPHCEPLLEAALRHMERLLQDSAEPLSFVVFLPEWPDRPTHALHKLQASHFKRKQVVIPAFEHEYRHGFQHMLPKNEIYFRWGGGTVVVWLQNAAGFARWGPTEDRVEALLDAWRPRAKLRSPEENPPAVPAPTPEIDTPAPDKRP, encoded by the exons ATGAACGATGTCCGAGACAAAGTTGTGGCTGGATCTTCCACATGGGAAAGTGGTGCAGGTCAGAGCGACTCATCACCTGAGATTCAGTCTTCACCAAGTGGAAGTGGAGAAACTCCACAAACACCGGGAGCTCCAGCACCTTTGGCGCCACATCTTGCTGCAGACTTGCACCCTGATCTCATCCAACAAGGCTGGCGAAAGTATTGGTCTAAACGAGAAAACAGACCTTACTTTTGGAATAAAATTTCTGGTGAATCTATGTGGGAGTTGCCAGCTGTTAAAAGAGACTTTGATCCCATAACAGATCCTTTGGGAATATGTCACACTGGTCCTCCAAATCCAGGGAATATGACTCCAAGTGCTAGTAAACGACGACCCTCAGAAGATAATGGCCCTCCCCCTAAAAAGTTTGTTCTTTCTGGTCCATGGGACATTGAAGTACCTACAAATGTTGTAATCTATGAACGTCCTCCTACAATTTGTCCTCATCCTCATCCAGAAATTGAAGGCTTCAGGTTTACACTTGCTAATAAATTAAGGCAATGCTATCAAGAACTTTGTCATACTAGAGAAAGTATAGATGCCCCAAAAGAATCATTTAACCGTTGGTTAATGGAGAGAAAAGTGAATGATCAGGGAGGTTCTGATCCACTGTTGCCAAGCCACTGTTTTCCAGAAATATCAAGATCTATGTATGAAGAAATTATGAATGATATACCAATAAAGTTAACTCACCCAAAATTTACTGGAGATGCAAGAAAGCAGCTATCTCGGTATGCTGAAGCTGCAAAGAAAATGATAGAATCAAGGAATGCATCTCCAGAAAGTCGAAAAGTGGTTAAATGGAATGCAGAAGACACATTTCAATGGCTTCGGCGTACTGTTGGTGCTACTTATGATGATTTTCAAGATCGTTTAGCACATTTAAGA cgGCAATGTCAGCCTCACTTGGCAGAAACAGCAAAAGCTTCAGTTGAAGGAATTTGCctaaaaatttatcatttatctGCAGAATATGCAAGAAAAATAAGAGAAAAGCACAGTGTTCTCCTAAAAGAAAATGGAATTCAG GAAATGCCAGCACCACTCCAGCAAGCTGCTCTTCGTAAAGTGTGGTGTTATCCTGTACAATTCGCGTTACCAGCACCCAGGCCTCCAATAGTTGAACACTTTATTGACCGCGATCAGGTATTACTGCGGTACCTTGGAGAGACGCAAGTGCTTAACGCTACctatttacagaaattg GAACATCTATACCGATACAGCTGTTTCGACGATAAGAAGttcgaattatttttatcgcgCGTATGGTGTTTACTTAGACGATATGCGGCTTGGGTGGGGGCAGGGGGAGGTGATTCGCACTTGGCACAAATGTCGGCACCTGTCCCAGTACTTGAGTGCCTCCAGAGATGCTTTGGAGTCACTTTTGAGTGTTTCGCGAGTCCGTTGGACTGTTATTTCAGACAGTATTGCTCTGCGTTCGCCGATACTGACTCGTATTTTGGATCGAGAGG GCCATTTCTCGAGCTCCGACCTGTATCGGGGTCGTTGGTTGCGCATCCGCCCCACTGTGAGCCTTTGCTTGAGGCTGCGTTAAGGCATATGGAGAGGCTATTGCAGGACTCGGCCGAACCACTAAGTTTTGTGGTTTTCTTACCGGAGTGGCCAGATAGACCCACTCATGCCTTACACAAACTGCAGGCCAGCCATTTTAAAAGGAAACag GTCGTCATTCCTGCATTTGAACACGAGTATCGGCACGGTTTTCAACATATGCTTCCGAA AAACGAGATATACTTCCGTTGGGGTGGTGGTACCGTAGTAGTGTGGCTTCAAAACGCAGCCGGCTTCGCTCGATGGGGCCCCACTGAGGACAGAGTGGAGGCTTTACTCGACGCCTGGAGACCCAGAGCTAAATTACGATCGCCTGAAGAGAATCCCCCAGCTGTTCCAGCACCCACTCCCGAAATTGACACACCAGCGCCAGATAAACGACCATAG
- the LOC110998051 gene encoding repressor of RNA polymerase III transcription MAF1 homolog — MKLLQSGRLEALSSALSILNGDSAVQGRVESYSCKMAGGEKAFYKRFTAAGETTHNLQALSPPESFSYSRSLSGDEEGILCDTISRKTLFYLIATLNAAFPDYDFSMAKSSEFSAEPSLTWVQSAVDAALSAVGGVRWRQLKPALWAAIDEEVQLADCRIYSYNPDLASDPFGEPGCLWTFNFFFYNMKLKRMVFFTCRAMSPVCADSGVDFAMDEDEEYD; from the exons atgaAACTTTTACAAAGTGGTCGCTTGGAAGCACTAAGCAGTGCACTGTCCATACTAAATGGAGATAGTGCTGTGCAAGGCCGAGTAGAAAGCTACAGCTGTAAGATGGCTGGTGGTGAGAAAGCTTTCTATAAAAGGTTCACAGCAGCTGGTGAGACGACTCACAACCTCCAGGCTCTATCTCCACCTGAAAGTTTTTCTTATAG TCGGAGCCTTTCGGGTGATGAGGAGGGTATTCTATGTGATACAATATCAcggaaaacattattttacctcATTGCTACCTTGAATGCTGCTTTCCCTGATTATGACTTTTCAATGGCCAAG AGCAGTGAATTTAGTGCAGAACCTTCACTTACGTGGGTTCAAAGTGCTGTTGATGCTGCATTGTCTGCTGTTGGTGGAGTTCGCTGGAGACAGCTTAAGCCAGCCCTTTGGGCAGCAATTGATGAAGAGGTGCAGTTGGCCGACTGTAGAATATATAGCTACAACCCTGACCTTGCCAGTGACCCATTTGGAGAACCTGGATGCCTATGGACctttaactttttcttttacaacATGAAACTGAAACGAATGGTTTTCTTCACCTGCAGGGCCATGAG TCCTGTGTGTGCTGATTCTGGTGTTGATTTTGCAATGGACGAAGATGAAGAATATGACTAA
- the LOC110998076 gene encoding ATP synthase mitochondrial F1 complex assembly factor 2: protein MLSSKLQRQFLISILSKQSQNGSRNYATAKRFYKRVDIVQNENKWEVTLDHRRLKTPNGQVFNVNTEGLARAIAAEWDAQHDGISPPSMHLTALCNTAMDNPGKLNKHDIAIHLLEFLTTDTILFFSDEEEELRLLQEQKWGPVLEWFEERFHIKQEVSRDFQPPPITTETRAVLARHFLSYDFPALNAMNFGTEALKSPILMLACVDRFLQPKEAVMLARLEEEYQLQRWGRVPWAHELNQVELTSRVAASLLIIQNSTELHTEKAKKKAEES from the exons atgcttTCTTCTAAATTACAAAggcagtttttaatttcaatattaagtaAGCAATCGCAGAATGGAAGCAGAAATTATG CAACGGCGAAACGGTTTTACAAACGTGTCGATATAGTACAAAACGAAAACAAATGGGAGGTTACTTTAGATCATCGGAGGTTAAAGACACCCAACGGTCaggtttttaatgtaaatacagaGGGCCTAGCTAGAGCAATTGCTGCAGAGTGGGACGCACAGCACGACGGAATCTCTCCACCGTCAATGCACCTG acTGCTCTATGCAACACTGCAATGGACAATCCAGGAAAACTCAACAAACATGATATAGCTATCCATCTACTTGAATTTCTAACTACAGATACTATCCTCTTCTTCTCAGAT GAGGAAGAGGAATTAAGACTTCTACAGGAACAAAAGTGGGGCCCAGTTTTAGAATGGTTTGAAGAGAGGTTTCACATTAAGCAGGAAGTTTCAAGGGACTTCCAACCTCCTCCGATTACTACAGAAACAAGAGCAGTGTTAGCTAGACATTTTCTTTCATATGATTTTCCAGCATTAAATG ctaTGAATTTTGGAACGGAAGCATTAAAGTCTCCAATATTAATGTTGGCCTGTGTGGATAGATTTTTACAACCAAAGGAAGCTGTAATGCTCGCAAGATTAGAGGAAGAATACCAg cTTCAACGATGGGGTCGTGTTCCATGGGCTCATGAGTTAAATCAAGTAGAACTGACATCTCGAGTGGCGGCGTCGCTTCTTATCATACAGAATTCAACAGAACTTCACACAgaaaaagctaaaaaaaaaGCAGAAGAATCATGA